A stretch of the Thiomicrospira pelophila DSM 1534 genome encodes the following:
- the hisE gene encoding phosphoribosyl-ATP diphosphatase, which yields MSEILTQLDQLLETRKSESADSSYVASLYAKGLDQILKKLGEEAIETVMA from the coding sequence ATGAGCGAAATTCTAACGCAACTTGATCAACTGCTTGAAACACGTAAAAGCGAATCAGCTGATAGTTCTTATGTAGCGAGTCTATACGCTAAAGGGCTAGATCAAATATTGAAAAAGCTCGGCGAAGAAGCCATTGAAACTGTGATGGCGG